The genomic region AGGAACGCAAGGTAAACGAAGCCGAGCAGATTGGATGCGACGGTCTGCAGCGCCTCCAAGCCGCGGATTGGATAGCGGAGCTGGAGGAAAAACGAACCGGCGAGCGCGGCGAAGATGGCGGCGCCATCGAACCAGTCAGCCCCTCCGGCGAAGCGATTCACGCCCATGGTAATCGCATCGCCATGCGGGCCAACCATGATGATCTCCTGAGCGCCAGGAGCGCCCAGCAGCATCCAGTAGAGAATCCCCGAATAGACCACCGCCAGCAGGATGCCGTAGCGCGGGAAGCACTTCACGCCGCCCGCCTTCAGCATGCGGAAGTATTCCACGGTGGCGATCACGGTCAGAATGCCGACCAGCCCCACATAGGCCCATGCCTGACGGCTGGCGAGGGCCGTCGCCACCACCACCCACAATCCCACCGTGCTCACGCTGCGGCGCAGGAAGACGGCACGCTTTGAATTGTCCGGGGCGGGGCTTGGCATCCGCGCGCATCCAAGACGCCGGGGCGGGGCGAGGCAATTTCATTCCGCCGCGCAACCTTGCCGGGGGGGCCGGGTTTTCCCGCTCAACAACGGATGGCCACCCGCAGGACTCCGAGAAATCAACCAAGCAACCGATACGATACGATGAATACGACCCTTAGCCTGATCGCCCTGGCCCTCGCCGGCACCCTCGCCGTGCATGCCCAAGAACCCGCACCGGCACCAGAAGGCGGCCGGGGCGAACGCCGCGGCGGCGAACGCGCCATGCCCCCGGAAGTCGTCAAGGAATTCGACAAGGACGGCGACGGCAAGCTCAACGCCGACGAAGCCAAGGCCGCCCGCGAGGCACGCCAGGCCAAGGCCGAAGAAGCCCGCAAGAAGATGCTGGAGAAGTACGACGCCGACAAGGACGGCAAGCTCAGCCCCGAAGAGCGCACCACCATGCGGACCGAGCTGGAAGCCAAGCGCAAGGCCCTGGTCGAAAAGTATGACGCCGACAAGGACGGCAAGCTCAGCCCCACGGAAATCAAGGCCGCCAAGGACGCCGGCGAGGAAGTCCCCGAATTCCGCCCCATGGGTGGTGGACGCCGCGGTGAAGGCGCCCCCGGTGGCGAAGGCCGCCCAAACCGCCGTGGCCAAGGCGGCGGCGAGAAGCCCGCTCCTCCGGCCGGCGAATAATCGCTGACACACAGGATTCCAATAGAGCCCGGAGCGCGCCCGTCGCCTCCGGGCTTTTTCGTGTCCGATTTGGCCCCCTCGAACCATGAGACGCCCTCACCTCCGGATGAAGCATTCTGCATCCCGCCCTACTGCCGGTGGCATGAAACGCGCTTGAACGGGTCCGCCTCCCGCCTAAGGTTCCGCCCCCCGGCTCCGGGAGCCTTTCCGCTTCAATGTCCTCTTTCATCCAGATCCCCGAAGACGCCCCCTTTTCGACCGAGCAGCGCGCCTGGCTCGGCCAGTTCCTTTCCAACCTGCTGGCCGGTGCCGCCAGTGCTGCCGCCGCCCCGGCCGGTCCCGCCGTTCCGGTGACGATTCTCTGGGGTTCCCAGACCGGCAATGCCGAGGGCCTCGCCAAGAAACTGGTGAAGACCCTCAAGAAAGGCAATTTCGAGCCGGAAGTCTTCGACATGGCCGCCTACG from Luteolibacter arcticus harbors:
- a CDS encoding EF-hand domain-containing protein, producing MNTTLSLIALALAGTLAVHAQEPAPAPEGGRGERRGGERAMPPEVVKEFDKDGDGKLNADEAKAAREARQAKAEEARKKMLEKYDADKDGKLSPEERTTMRTELEAKRKALVEKYDADKDGKLSPTEIKAAKDAGEEVPEFRPMGGGRRGEGAPGGEGRPNRRGQGGGEKPAPPAGE